In one window of Poriferisphaera corsica DNA:
- a CDS encoding prepilin-type N-terminal cleavage/methylation domain-containing protein, translated as MKTPYICRQGFTLIELLVVISIIALLIGILLPALGAARRTALTISCASNMRQISTVLIMYSTNNKGSFPPNVLDANLPEGGHFWFDHEILGAYLPAGDKNPGSIGGIVMPCPADGDDVGRSYTVNGWTSSNFDEKNTTVTNEDWYDGWGSGLNQSGVRFNDSVRESSKTILLAEAWPQWPVGEFYYTGWYVGSFYNSATLYGKFVKNNYPYMTYTGTAAESAICWTRHVNTDDMYAARGKANFAMVDGHVAMFSDDDVVNHSTKTSTKTLLWSPLDKKMD; from the coding sequence ATGAAGACCCCTTACATTTGCCGTCAAGGTTTCACTTTGATAGAACTTCTTGTCGTTATATCAATCATTGCACTACTTATCGGTATTTTGCTACCTGCTCTTGGTGCGGCACGGCGTACTGCTCTAACGATTAGCTGCGCCAGTAATATGCGACAAATTAGTACAGTACTGATCATGTACTCGACCAATAACAAAGGCTCATTCCCTCCCAATGTCCTGGACGCCAACTTGCCGGAAGGTGGGCACTTTTGGTTCGACCATGAGATACTCGGTGCTTATCTGCCTGCTGGAGATAAAAACCCAGGATCTATAGGCGGAATCGTCATGCCTTGCCCGGCTGATGGGGATGATGTGGGACGCTCTTATACCGTCAATGGCTGGACTTCGAGTAATTTTGACGAAAAAAACACAACGGTTACGAACGAAGATTGGTATGACGGCTGGGGCTCAGGCTTAAACCAAAGTGGTGTCCGTTTCAATGACTCTGTTAGAGAGTCTTCAAAGACGATCCTCCTTGCCGAGGCATGGCCTCAATGGCCTGTCGGTGAATTTTACTACACCGGCTGGTATGTTGGCTCTTTCTACAACTCGGCAACACTCTATGGCAAATTCGTCAAGAACAATTACCCATACATGACATATACCGGCACAGCAGCCGAGTCCGCGATCTGCTGGACCAGGCACGTCAACACTGATGACATGTATGCTGCTCGTGGCAAGGCAAACTTTGCGATGGTCGATGGGCACGTCGCCATGTTCAGCGATGATGATGTGGTTAATCACAGCACAAAAACATCAACGAAGACGCTGCTATGGTCGCCACTCGATAAAAAAATGGATTAG
- a CDS encoding rod shape-determining protein — protein MILDSVLSLFSVDMGIDLGTCNTLVCVRGEGIVLNEPSVVAVKKGTNQVLQNGNAVGWVAKEMLGKTPGSISAIRPMKDGVISDFEITEAMLAYFVRKVNGKRPLVRPRVVIAVPSGITAVEKRAVLDSAERAGARRVYLVEEPMAAGIGAALPIVEATASMIVDIGGGTTEVAIMSLADIAQCESVRVAGDDMDEAIINHMKKAYNLMIGEQTAERIKVEIGSAAPDGDERSMEVRGRDMISGLPRKTVITSEEIREALQEPLSAIIETVTRTLERAEPELAADLVDNGIVLAGGGALLRGIDIVISNATGLDCRIADDPLTCVARGTAIYLEHLEEWKQTMESDMDEL, from the coding sequence TTGATTCTGGACAGTGTACTGAGCTTGTTTAGTGTGGATATGGGGATTGACCTTGGCACGTGTAACACGTTGGTGTGTGTACGTGGTGAGGGTATTGTGCTGAACGAGCCAAGCGTCGTGGCGGTGAAGAAGGGGACCAACCAGGTTTTGCAGAATGGCAATGCGGTAGGTTGGGTTGCTAAGGAAATGCTGGGTAAAACGCCGGGCTCCATATCGGCAATCCGTCCGATGAAGGACGGCGTGATCAGTGATTTCGAAATTACTGAAGCGATGTTGGCGTACTTTGTGCGTAAGGTGAACGGGAAACGGCCATTGGTTAGGCCACGCGTGGTGATTGCGGTGCCGAGTGGTATTACAGCAGTTGAAAAGCGTGCGGTGCTAGATAGTGCTGAGCGTGCGGGTGCAAGGCGGGTCTATCTGGTTGAAGAGCCGATGGCTGCAGGTATTGGCGCGGCACTCCCGATTGTTGAAGCGACGGCCAGCATGATCGTCGACATTGGTGGTGGTACAACGGAAGTGGCGATTATGTCGCTGGCCGATATTGCTCAGTGTGAATCGGTGCGTGTTGCGGGTGATGATATGGACGAGGCGATCATCAATCACATGAAAAAGGCTTACAACCTGATGATTGGTGAGCAGACTGCTGAGCGGATTAAGGTCGAAATCGGCTCGGCTGCGCCAGACGGTGATGAGCGGAGCATGGAAGTTCGTGGTCGTGATATGATCTCAGGCTTGCCGCGAAAGACGGTGATCACGAGTGAAGAAATTAGGGAAGCACTTCAGGAACCACTCAGTGCGATCATCGAAACAGTAACACGTACGCTTGAACGTGCTGAGCCTGAATTAGCTGCGGACTTGGTAGATAACGGTATTGTGCTTGCGGGCGGTGGCGCACTGCTTCGTGGAATTGATATTGTGATCAGCAATGCAACGGGACTGGATTGCCGAATTGCAGATGACCCGCTGACTTGTGTGGCCCGTGGTACTGCGATCTATTTGGAGCACTTGGAAGAGTGGAAACAGACGATGGAAAGTGATATGGACGAGCTGTAG